A window from Erythrolamprus reginae isolate rEryReg1 chromosome 11, rEryReg1.hap1, whole genome shotgun sequence encodes these proteins:
- the EML2 gene encoding echinoderm microtubule-associated protein-like 2, producing MRKAARPESASKPKEAIFNAEDGYVKMFLRGRPVPMFVPDAVVATYSLDAKLELPHKKLKLDWVYGYRGRDCRANLFLLPTGEIVYFVAAVAVLYNVEEQRQRHYLGHTDDIKCLTVHPDMVTVATGQVAGTSKDGKVLPPQVRIWDSVSLNTLHVLGPGPFDRAVTCVGFSKSNGGGLLCAVDDSNDHVLSVWDWQKEQRLADVKCSNESVLAATFHPTEPTLLITCGKSHIHFWILEGNSLSKRQGIFEKHEKPKYVLCVAFTENGDTVTGDSGGNLYIWGKGGNRICHAVPGAHEGGIFGLCVLRNGTILTGGGRDRRVVLWGRDYQKLQENEVPEGFGPVRTIAEGKGDSLFVGTTRNSVLQGSLSTGFSLLVQGHTEELWGLATHPTLDQFLTCGQDKQVHLWSVASHQPLWSKGIEDAARSAGFHPSGSVLVVGTVTGRWLVLDTETRDLVAIHTDGGEPISVVSFSPDGKYLALGSHDNFVYIYLVSEGGRKYGRVGKCSGHSSFITHLDWAFDSSCLVTNSGDYEILYWDPSTCRQITSAEAVRNQEWATATCVLGFGVFGIWPEGADGTDINAVGRSHEGKLLASADDFGKVHLFSYPCCQPRAPSHTYSGHSSHVTNIAFLHDDRLLFSTGGVDTSVLQWRLV from the exons ATGCGGAAGGCAGCCCGACCCGAGAGCGCCAG cAAACCAAAGGAAGCCATCTTCAACGCTG AGGATGGTTACGTGAAGATGTTCCTCCGCGGTCGCCCCGTCCCCATGTTCGTCCCCGATGCCGTGGTGGCCACCTACAGCCTGGACGCCAAGCTGGAGCTGCCCCACAAGAAGCTGAAGCTGGACTGGGT GTACGGGTATCGGGGCCGCGACTGCCGGGCAAACCTTTTCCTGCTGCCCACGGGAGAGATCGTCTACTTCGTGGCTGCCGTGGCCGTCCTTTACAACGTGGAGGAGCAGCGCCAGCGCCACTACCTGGGCCACACCGACGACATCAAGTG TTTGACTGTCCATCCAGACATGGTGACCGTGGCAACCGGACAGGTGGCTGGGACATCAAAGGACGGCAAG GTGCTGCCTCCCCAAGTGCGCATCTGGGACTCGGTCAGCCTCAACACCCTCCACGTCCTGGGGCCGGGACCCTTTGACCGGGCGGTGACCTGCGTGGGATTCTCCAAGTCG AACGGGGGAGGCCTGCTGTGTGCCGTGGACGACTCCAACGACCACGTTCTCTCCGTCTGGGATTGGCAGAAGGAGCAGAGATTGGCGGACGTGAAG tgctCCAACGAGTCCGTCCTGGCCGCCACCTTCCACCCCACGGAGCCCACCCTGCTCATCACCTGCGGGAAGTCCCACATCCACTTCTGGATCCTGGAAGGCAACAGCCTCAGCAAGCGACAGGGCATCTTTGAG AAACACGAGAAGCCCAAGTACGTTTTGTGCGTGGCCTTTACAGAGAACGGGGACACGGTGACCGGCGACTCGGGGGGCAACCTCTACATCTGGGGCAAAG GGGGCAACCGGATCTGCCACGCGGTGCCAGGCGCCCACGAGGGGGGCATCTTCGGCCTCTGCGTGCTGAGGAACGGGACCATCCTGACGGGGGGCGGCCGAGATCGCCGGGTGGTGCTGTGGGGACGGGACTACCAGAAGCTGCAGGAGAACGAG GTCCCAGAGGGCTTCGGGCCGGTGCGCACCATTGCGGAAGGAAAAGGAGACTCTCTTTTTGTGGGGACCACGCGCAACTCGGTGCTGCAGGGGTCCCTGTCCACAGGCTTCTCTCTGCTGGTGCAG GGACACACCGAAGAGCTCTGGGGCCTGGCCACCCACCCCACCCTGGATCAGTTCCTCACCTGCGGGCAGGACAAGCAGGTCCACCTGTGGAGCGTGGCCTCCCACCAGCCCCTCTGGAGCAAGGGGATTGAG GATGCGGCCCGCTCGGCTGGCTTCCACCCCAGTGGTTCGGTCCTGGTGGTGGGCACTGTCACGGGCAG GTGGTTAGTGCTGGACACGGAGACCCGGGATCTGGTGGCCATTCATACGGACGGAGGAGAGCCCATCTCCGTGGTCAGCTTTTCCCCAG ATGGGAAGTACCTGGCTTTGGGTTCCCACGATAACTTCGTCTACATCTACCTGGTGTCCGAGGGGGGCAGGAAATACGGCCGGGTTGGCAAATGCTCA GGACACTCCAGCTTCATCACCCACCTGGACTGGGCCTTCGACAGCAGCTGCCTGGTCACCAATTCGGGGGACTACGAGATTCTGTATT GGGACCCCTCCACCTGCCGGCAAATCACCAGTGCCGAGGCCGTGCGCAACCAGGAGTGGGCCACCGCCACATGCGTGCTGGGCTTCGGGGTCTTTG GGATCTGGCCGGAGGGGGCAGATGGCACTGACATCAATGCTGTGGGCCGTTCCCACGAGGGGAAGCTCCTGGCCTCCGCCGATGACTTTGGCAAAGTGCACCTGTTCTCCTACCCCTGTTGCCAGCCGCGG GCCCCCAGCCACACGTACAGCGGCCACAGCAGCCACGTCACCAACATCGCCTTCCTCCACGATGACCGCCTGTTGTTTTCCACCGGTGGGGTGGACACCAGTGTCCTCCAGTGGCGCCTGGTGTAG